ACGAGCCATTATTTGAAgctgagaaagaaagagaatgtTACATAGATGCTTGCTTCGCAAGAATCAATAACCGGTGGAGAATCGAATTTACAGTTTTCGTAATCTTTTTGACAACCTAATctgtacccgaaccgttcggttTTAGGCTCTGCGATCCAGAGTTGCTGGCGAATCATATTGTAAGCGTAGAGACCATGGTCCTTGACCGTGATGTAAACCGAAGAACTCGATATGCTAACCGCGAAACCGAGAATGGTTTCACCGGGATCGAAGAACATTTCCGGTTCAGATTTGGTTCCGTTTCTCGGGAAATCAATTCTCAGGATTCGGTTCTCTGTAAGAACAAGCATCTGAAAACAAGCGCCCATCACTTTTGAGAAAAGAGAGGAGATGGAGAAACGGTTGGGAGGAGATTGGAATGTACCTGGTTAAAACCTGAATAAACCGGGGAGAAACCGGTGTTGCATTTAAAATCCATGTGTACCGACCAAGCAATTGAACCGTTAGACTCGAAGGAGAAGAAATCGTTGTCGGAGCAAGCGTAGACTCTCCCGTCATCGCCGATGAGTGTCTTTGAGAGAACTCGAAGAGATTTATTCTCCACGGTTTGGtctggaacaaaaaaaatatttaccagCGGATAATTTACTGATGTAAAAAGTAACAGAGGGTAAAATTTAACCTGGTGATTGAGAAACTGTagagaaaacgaagaagaagatgatgattaaGGAGACGAAAAAGAATCTCAAGTCCACCATTGTTACAGATTTCACAAGAAGGACGAGAAGACACAGCCGGTTCTGCAAATTTGCCGCCCAAACTAAGAAACACGGACGACGTGTCGGTTACAGAAGTGGTCCGTGGAGGTTACTGACTACTTAAAATTCGAATGGTAGTCCAATTGTAGTATTTGGGCCTAGATAGTAGATACCAAGGTCCAATAATATTTGGGAATCTCCTcaataacatttttaaacattttttaagtttttattacgAAAATAACCTAAAAACAATAATCAAAatagtctttttatttttttttgaaaattttaatatatatatatatatatttttttaatttcaaactcTATCTTCAAAACTCCACCTCAACTCTAGACCTTAAATTTAGATTATTTAACTtagagtaaaaatacatttttatattttaataaaacttatttttgatactattttcattgtaaaaacttaaaaaaattatcggAATTTCTCATAATCATAATATTTTCTCTTCTTATATCGCTTAATTTAATGTAATACCCATTCACGTAATAAAAATCAGTCATATTCTCTGTTTTATTCAGACATAGTAGATGGTCATCAACAAAAcagaaagaagaaggaaaaaacaTTTGCTATCATAAATAATCTTCTCTAGAACACAAAGGGAATCAGAGCCTTGATGTGCTTAGGGAAGTCATCAAACTTGGAAAGATACCAACTTCTCGTAGCATAACTCCGACCAACAAGATAGAAAGTAGTTCCCATGGCGAAAGAAAACGAGTAAATGGTCTGAGAAACCATAAAGAAGCTCCAAAACACAAGGATCTCGAACAGATAGTGAGGGCATATGATTGTGTCGAACAGACCACCTTTGGGAATCTTGTACTGTTTAGTCCCATCTTCACTCCTTAGCTTAGCTAGCAAAACATGGTGATACAGATTCCCAACGATCCCCACCACAAACATCACAATCCCGAGGGGTTTCAGATCGAAACCTGGCTCGGGTAGTCCAAGTGTGAAGTTTTGGCTGTATAACATCAAGGTCGTGGATGAGAAGTAGCTGGTGGTTATGGTGAGTGCTGAGTCTATAGCCATCTCTCCACTGTACTTGTGAATGAACAGAACCTGTTCGACGAAATGCGTCCAAGAGAGGATAGGCAATAACTAGTCAAGATCTAAGCTATACGTATAaggtgttcgacgaaatgcATCAGAGGGAAGGAAGGTTATTATTACCTCGAAGATGCGCTTGAAGAAGTGGAGGGCAAGTGCGGATTTGAGGAGAAGAAACCTGAGATCGTCAGAAGGTAATACGAAGAAAGATGAAGCAGCGGCTAGGAACGCGGGTGTGTATAACAAAAGCATTCCGGTTCGGCTAGAGAAGCTGCCGAGAGGATGTTTCTGTGGTTGTGgtgatgatgacgatgatgttttgttgttgttgaatttTGAGTATTTCAGATGAATCCCTCTCACTTCCGACCAACCGACCTTCGCCAGAGAGACTAAACCCACGACGCTCATGGTGTTGAGCAGTATCGACGGAGGCGGTGGGTATACAAAACTCGTCACCATCTCCATTTttcttggtttggtttggaaAGCGAAGAAGCATGTGTTCTGCAATGTTGGATGATTCTTGTCCTCTCCTGTTGTCTTGTATTTATAACCACAATTTTAGTTTCTTTAAATgattctataatatttaataagcAGTCACCAACAAGAAACCAGATGCAATTATGTAGTTACATGCAATCATGTAGTTATAATACTGATTTGATTGaccaaaaaaaactgatttaactattgttttttctttcgttGTCGTAAAACTTAGTTTATGTacattattaatgaataattgTTTCCTTTATATAGGAGTTATAA
This genomic stretch from Brassica napus cultivar Da-Ae chromosome C9, Da-Ae, whole genome shotgun sequence harbors:
- the LOC106424766 gene encoding very-long-chain enoyl-CoA reductase — encoded protein: MEMVTSFVYPPPPSILLNTMSVVGLVSLAKVGWSEVRGIHLKYSKFNNNKTSSSSSPQPQKHPLGSFSSRTGMLLLYTPAFLAAASSFFVLPSDDLRFLLLKSALALHFFKRIFEVLFIHKYSGEMAIDSALTITTSYFSSTTLMLYSQNFTLGLPEPGFDLKPLGIVMFVVGIVGNLYHHVLLAKLRSEDGTKQYKIPKGGLFDTIICPHYLFEILVFWSFFMVSQTIYSFSFAMGTTFYLVGRSYATRSWYLSKFDDFPKHIKALIPFVF